Sequence from the Rhizobium sp. TH2 genome:
CCATAGGCGCGGGCCAGCAGCTTGGCGTTGGTCTCGCCGATATGGCGGATGCCGAGTGCATAGATGAAGCGGTTGAGCGAGACTTCGCGGCGGTCGTTGATCGCGGCGAAGAGCTTGCCGACGCTCGTCTTGCCGAAGCCATCGATGTTTTCGAGCTTGTTCAGGGCACTGCGCTGACGCTCCTCGAGCGTGAAGATTTCAGGGGCAGTGCGGACCGTCAGCGCCGGATCCTCGCTCGCGAAGAAGAACTCGACCTGCTTGGAGCCCAGCCCCTCGATATCATAGGCGTCACGGCTGACGAAATGCTTGAGGTGCTCGATCGCCTGCGCCTGGCAGACGAAGCCGCCGGTGCAGCGCGTCACCGAATCGAGCTTGCCGGTCTTTTCGTTGCGCTCCCGCACCGCATGGCTGCCGCAGACCGGGCAGGTTTTGGGAAACGCGTAAGGCACAGCATCTTTCGGACGCTCGTCGAGCACGACATCGACGATCTGCGGGATGACGTCCCCTGCTCGCTGGACGATGACGGTGTCGCCGATCCGGATATCCCGGCCCTCACGCAAAGGCTCGCCGGAATTGCCGATGCCCTTGATGTAATCCTCGTTGTGCATCGTGGCGTTGGTCACCACCACGCCGCCGACGGTAATCGGCACCAGCCGGGCAACAGGAGTGAGCGCGCCTGTCCGGCCCACTTGAATGTCAATGGCCGTCAATGTCGTCGTTGCCTGTTCGGCCGGGAACTTATGCGCCGTCGCCCAGCGTGGGGACCGCGAGCGGAAGCCGAGACGGCCCTGCAGATCGAGCCGGTCGACCTTGTAGACCACACCATCGATATCGTAGTCGAGCGCGGCGCGCTTGAGGCCGATCTCGTTGTAATGTCCGATGATCTCCTCGACCGACGACAGCCGCTTCGTCAGCGGGTTGACGGGAAAGCCCCATTCGCAAAACTTTTCCACCATGCCGGACTGGGTATCGGCCGGCATGTCCGACACCTCGCCCCAGGCATAGGCGAAGAAGCGGAGCTTGCGGGCCGCCGTCTGCTTCGGATCGAGCTGGCGGAGCGACCCGGCCGCCGTGTTGCGCGGGTTAACATAGGTCTGCTTGCCCTCGGCCTCCATTTGGGCGTTCAGCGCCTGGAAATCGCTCTTGGCCATGTAGACCTCGCCACGCACTTCGACGACATCGGGCACGCCGGCGGGAAGCACCTCGGGGATTTCCTTGATGGTGCGGATATTGGCTGTGACGTTCTCGCCGACGGTGCCATCACCGCGCGTGGCGGCCGTCACCAGCTTGCCGCCCTCGTAGCGGAGCGACATGGACAGGCCGTCGATCTTCGGCTCAGCGGTGAAGGCAATGGAATTGTCGGGAAGCACACCGAGGAAACGGTACACCGAGCTCACGAAATCCTGGACATCGGTATCCGAAAAGGCGTTGTCGAGCGACAGCATCGGCCGTGCATGGGTGACCAGCTTGAACCCTGCAGCCGGCGCGGCACCCACCCGCTTCGAGATGCTGTCGGCACGCACGAGATCGGGGAACGCCTGTTCCAGCGCCTCGTTGCGGCGCTTCAACGCGTCATAATCGGCGTCGGAAATCTCGGGCGCGTCCTTGCCATGATAGAGCGCATCGTGCCGGGCAAGTTCCTTGGCGAGGACATCGAGTTCGACTCCCGCTTCCTCGACGCTGAGTTCGGTGACTGGCTTTTCGGACGTCGTCATCACTTGGCCTCACGATTTCGGGCGAACAAGCCCAGGTGGACCATGATCGCGTCTTCGACTGCGTCCATGTCAGCCTTCCCCAATGTTGCAACTTGGTTTTTGAGCCGCGACTTGTCGGCGGCCATGATCTGGTCAGCAACGGCTTTGCTGGGCTTGCCGTCGATCGTGACGGCAGCCTCGCCCGGATAGAGCCGCGTTGTGTTGCTGGTCAAGGGAACGACGACGACGCGGGCCAGGTTTCTGTTGGCGGCGTCGTTGCTGATGATAACGGCGGGCCGGGTCTTGCGGATTTCGCTGCCGACGGACGGATCGAATTCGACCCACCAGACCTCACCGCGTTTCATCGCGCATGTCTCCGGCAAGCGCGTTGCACCATTCCGCCGCTTCAGACTCCCGCTCCCGATCCTCGGCCATGGCCTTGTAGCCCTCATCGAGGGAGACGTCGAGCACATGGGGTCGAACCAGATCCTCGATGAACTGACTCATTCGCCGAGGGCCAACCACGCGATAGAGCCCGTCATACACTTGCTCGTCCAGAGTGATCGTCATCTTCTTATGCATGTCTGTCACTTTATACGTATTATTATACGTATAATAATTCGCAGTGCGGATTGGTCAAGGCGAAAGTTATCCCTCACCCTTGAGCAGTTTTCCGGCAGCAGCGCGCGCTTCGGCGGTGATCGAGGCGCCGGCCAGCATGCGGGCGATTTCTTCCTGGCGGGCGTCGTCGTCCATGGTGGCGACACGGGTCGA
This genomic interval carries:
- a CDS encoding type II toxin-antitoxin system PemK/MazF family toxin, producing the protein MKRGEVWWVEFDPSVGSEIRKTRPAVIISNDAANRNLARVVVVPLTSNTTRLYPGEAAVTIDGKPSKAVADQIMAADKSRLKNQVATLGKADMDAVEDAIMVHLGLFARNREAK
- the ligA gene encoding NAD-dependent DNA ligase LigA; amino-acid sequence: MTTSEKPVTELSVEEAGVELDVLAKELARHDALYHGKDAPEISDADYDALKRRNEALEQAFPDLVRADSISKRVGAAPAAGFKLVTHARPMLSLDNAFSDTDVQDFVSSVYRFLGVLPDNSIAFTAEPKIDGLSMSLRYEGGKLVTAATRGDGTVGENVTANIRTIKEIPEVLPAGVPDVVEVRGEVYMAKSDFQALNAQMEAEGKQTYVNPRNTAAGSLRQLDPKQTAARKLRFFAYAWGEVSDMPADTQSGMVEKFCEWGFPVNPLTKRLSSVEEIIGHYNEIGLKRAALDYDIDGVVYKVDRLDLQGRLGFRSRSPRWATAHKFPAEQATTTLTAIDIQVGRTGALTPVARLVPITVGGVVVTNATMHNEDYIKGIGNSGEPLREGRDIRIGDTVIVQRAGDVIPQIVDVVLDERPKDAVPYAFPKTCPVCGSHAVRERNEKTGKLDSVTRCTGGFVCQAQAIEHLKHFVSRDAYDIEGLGSKQVEFFFASEDPALTVRTAPEIFTLEERQRSALNKLENIDGFGKTSVGKLFAAINDRREVSLNRFIYALGIRHIGETNAKLLARAYGTYEAFEAGVKDAAEPGSEAWNELNAIEGIGEIVARALVEFFKEPRNLGVIAQLLRQVTPQAVEAPTTSGSPVAGKTVVFTGSLEKFTRDEAKARAESLGAKVAGSVSKKTDYVVAGPGAGSKLDKATELGVTVMTEDEWLALIGG